One region of Drosophila subobscura isolate 14011-0131.10 chromosome J, UCBerk_Dsub_1.0, whole genome shotgun sequence genomic DNA includes:
- the LOC117894109 gene encoding LOW QUALITY PROTEIN: endochitinase A (The sequence of the model RefSeq protein was modified relative to this genomic sequence to represent the inferred CDS: substituted 1 base at 1 genomic stop codon) — MNRQAKFLILCLFVGLFSSNLCDDATAGSVGTTTATPGDVTTVPVPDDKNTTTTPTTTTSTTEKTTVPTTTTEKTTTSTTPATTTTTTTTTAPNTTTSTSSTTSSTTPATTTTTTTPPPNSTTTVAPNTSTTPAPTPTPSPCHGFNGSSFIGGIVLTLGLLAIGLVAYKFYKARNERNYHTLXAATAFTSAFNAAGAGAAASSNNTATDAERVRFVQPSIPLRSPPAQPPPPPPTGVIGGAAAATHSTPQNCSPSARDRLLHT; from the exons atGAATCGGCAGGCGAAATTCCTTATCTTGTGCCTATTTGTTGGCCTCTTCTCCTCGAACTTGTGCGATGATG CTACAGCTGGATCTGTgggcaccaccaccgccacgcCGGGTGACGTTACTACTGTTCCTGTCCCAGATGATAAGAATACCACCACAACtcctacaacaacaacatcgacaACCGAGAAGACAACGGTGCCAACAACCACTACGGAGAAAACTACAACGAGCACCACTCcggcaacaactacaactacaactacaaccacAGCGCCCAACACCACCACATCCACGTCCAGTACAACATCTTCAACAACGCCAGCAACGACAACCACTACTACGACTCCGCCACCAAACTCTACAACCACTGTGGCCCCAAATACATCGACCACGCCCGCTCCGACGCCAACGCCATCGCCGTGTCATGGCTTCAATGGATCCTCTTTCATTGGTGGCATCGTGCTGACCCTGGGACTGCTCGCCATCGGCTTGGTGGCCTACAAGTTCTACAAGGCCCGCAACGAGCGCAATTACCACACTCTTTGAGCCGCCACAGCGTTTACGTCGGCATTCAATGCGGCCGGAGCCGGAGCGgcggcaagcagcaacaacaccgcCACGGATGCCGAACGTGTGCGCTTTGTTCAGCCATCAATACCATTGCGATCGCCACCGGCACAGccgccacctcctccaccaACCGGAGTCATTGGCggtgcggcagcagccacgcaTTCAACTCCCCAAAATTGCTCGCCTTCAGCCAGAGATCGACTGCTGCATACGTAA